One region of Bombus affinis isolate iyBomAffi1 chromosome 5, iyBomAffi1.2, whole genome shotgun sequence genomic DNA includes:
- the LOC126916562 gene encoding uncharacterized protein LOC126916562 isoform X2 encodes MQNDMRMYTLKPIVSLPQMLHHRKTMYEMRNIHEEQSTDDHMEAENKIVPDITEQSPLPEYNALEARQEKILAQLAELKKQVSTLSGFLKQTKQTTVVDKSSTVNKSQEPINVNLIINVNPKRQPYFISALQKLWKDTDIKVQTYVHSSINKEVSVNYESTTSSSKNNIINLSLIWKNVNDLELISGLYSYYITGETNFLRYLSRLINSHNYENYDCTEKINTTDLILDLCHSLHFEESAKKKQEILSSIADKLNWPDKKDFDIADVAVWCTIKQFFPKKYPPKLNKWYEACEKHFV; translated from the exons ATGCAAAACGATATGAGAATGTATACGTTAAAACCGATTGTTTCTTTGCCACAAATGTTGCATCATAGGAAAACGATGTACGAAATGCGAAATATTCATGAAGAACAATCAACAGACGACCATATGGAAGCCGAGAACAAGATCGTGCCTGATATCACTGAGCAG AGTCCACTACCAGAATATAATGcattagaagcacgacaagaaAAGATACTGGCACAACTTGCAGAACTTAAGAAACAAGTTTCGACACTTTCTGGGTTTTTAAAACAAACGAAACAAACTACAGTAGTTGATAAAAGTTCTACAGTTAATAAGAGCCAG GAGCCAATTAATGTGAATCTTATCATTAATGTGAATCCTAAAAGACAACCTTATTTTATATCAGCATTGCAAAAATTGTGGAAAGATACTGATATTAAAGTACAAACTTATGTTCATTCAAGTATTAATAAAGAAGTGTCTGTTAATTATGAATCAACTACAAGTTCTtccaaaaataatattattaatttatcattGATCTGGAAAAATG TTAATGATCTGGAACTTATATCTGGTCTATATAGTTATTATATAACTggcgaaacaaattttttaagatatctaagtagattaataaattcgcataattatgaaaattatgaTTGTACAGAAAAGATAAATACTACTGACTTGATATTAGATTTGTGTCATTCTTTACATTTTGAAGAATCAGCAAAGAAAAAGCAAGAAATATTATCTTCAATAGCAGATAAATTAAATTGGCCAGATAAAAAGGACTTTGATATAGcagatgttgctgtatggtgtacaattaaacaattttttcccAAAAAATATCCGCCAAAACTTAACAAATGGTATGAAGCTTGTGAAAAAcattttgtataa
- the LOC126916562 gene encoding uncharacterized protein LOC126916562 isoform X1, with translation MQNDMRMYTLKPIVSLPQMLHHRKTMYEMRNIHEEQSTDDHMEAENKIVPDITEQVISFLKSPLPEYNALEARQEKILAQLAELKKQVSTLSGFLKQTKQTTVVDKSSTVNKSQEPINVNLIINVNPKRQPYFISALQKLWKDTDIKVQTYVHSSINKEVSVNYESTTSSSKNNIINLSLIWKNVNDLELISGLYSYYITGETNFLRYLSRLINSHNYENYDCTEKINTTDLILDLCHSLHFEESAKKKQEILSSIADKLNWPDKKDFDIADVAVWCTIKQFFPKKYPPKLNKWYEACEKHFV, from the exons ATGCAAAACGATATGAGAATGTATACGTTAAAACCGATTGTTTCTTTGCCACAAATGTTGCATCATAGGAAAACGATGTACGAAATGCGAAATATTCATGAAGAACAATCAACAGACGACCATATGGAAGCCGAGAACAAGATCGTGCCTGATATCACTGAGCAGGTTATCAGCTTTTTAAAG AGTCCACTACCAGAATATAATGcattagaagcacgacaagaaAAGATACTGGCACAACTTGCAGAACTTAAGAAACAAGTTTCGACACTTTCTGGGTTTTTAAAACAAACGAAACAAACTACAGTAGTTGATAAAAGTTCTACAGTTAATAAGAGCCAG GAGCCAATTAATGTGAATCTTATCATTAATGTGAATCCTAAAAGACAACCTTATTTTATATCAGCATTGCAAAAATTGTGGAAAGATACTGATATTAAAGTACAAACTTATGTTCATTCAAGTATTAATAAAGAAGTGTCTGTTAATTATGAATCAACTACAAGTTCTtccaaaaataatattattaatttatcattGATCTGGAAAAATG TTAATGATCTGGAACTTATATCTGGTCTATATAGTTATTATATAACTggcgaaacaaattttttaagatatctaagtagattaataaattcgcataattatgaaaattatgaTTGTACAGAAAAGATAAATACTACTGACTTGATATTAGATTTGTGTCATTCTTTACATTTTGAAGAATCAGCAAAGAAAAAGCAAGAAATATTATCTTCAATAGCAGATAAATTAAATTGGCCAGATAAAAAGGACTTTGATATAGcagatgttgctgtatggtgtacaattaaacaattttttcccAAAAAATATCCGCCAAAACTTAACAAATGGTATGAAGCTTGTGAAAAAcattttgtataa